A single window of Arvicanthis niloticus isolate mArvNil1 chromosome 20, mArvNil1.pat.X, whole genome shotgun sequence DNA harbors:
- the Cdk1 gene encoding cyclin-dependent kinase 1, whose product MEDYIKIEKIGEGTYGVVYKGRHRTTGQIVAMKKIRLESEEEGVPSTAIREISLLKELRHPNIVSLQDVLMQDSRLYLIFEFLSMDLKKYLDSIPPGQFMDASLVKSYLYQILQGIVFCHSRRVLHRDLKPQNLLIDDKGTIKLADFGLARAFGIPIRVYTHEVVTLWYRSPEVLLGSARYSTPVDIWSIGTIFAELATKKPLFHGDSEIDQLFRIFRALGTPNNEVWPEVESLQDYKNTFPKWKPGSLASHVKNLDENGLDLLSKMLVYDPAKRISGKMALKHPYFDDLDNQIKKM is encoded by the exons ATGGAAGACTATATCAAAATAGAGAAAATCGGAGAAG GTACTTATGGTGTAGTGTATAAGGGCAGACACAGAACTACGGGCCAGATAGTGGCCATGAAGAAAATCAGACTTGAAAGCGAGGAAGAAGGAGTGCCCAGCACTGCAATTCGGGAAATCTCTCTCTTAAAAGAACTTCGACATCCAAACATAGTCAG CCTGCAGGACGTACTCATGCAGGACTCCAGGCTGTACCTcatctttgagttcctgtccatGGACCTCAAGAAGTACCTGGACTCCATCCCTCCTGGTCAGTTCATGGATGCTTCGCTCGTTAAG AGCTACTTGTACCAAATCCTCCAGGGAATTGTTTTTTGTCACTCCCGAAGAGTtcttcacagagacttgaaacCTCAAAATCTATTGATTGATGACAAAGGAACAATCAAACTGGCTGATTTCGGCCTGGCCAGAGCGTTTGGAATACCGATAAGAGTGTACACACATGAG GTAGTGACGCTGTGGTACCGATCTCCAGAAGTGTTGCTGGGCTCAGCTCGCTACTCCACGCCGGTTGACATCTGGAGTATAGGGACCATATTTGCAGAACTGGCAACCAAGAAGCCGCTTTTCCACGGGGACTCGGAGATTGATCAGCTCTTCAGGATCTTCAG AGCTCTGGGCACACCTAACAATGAAGTGTGGCCAGAAGTCGAGTCCCTGCAGGACTACAAGAACACGTTTCCCAAGTGGAAGCCAGGGAGCCTCGCCTCCCACGTCAAGAACCTGGATGAAAACGGCTTGGATTTGCTCTCA aaAATGCTAGTGTATGATCCTGCCAAACGAATCTCTGGCAAAATGGCCCTCAAGCACCCGTACTTCGATGACTTGGACAATCAGATTAAGAAGATGTAG